CAaagacaagaacaaaaaaatggatggaaaaaaaagagggataaGGATGTCAACTCTTTATGTGGCTAGGATTTTTCAACTAATGAGAGAACTAGGGCATAAATCTGATGGAGAAATAATTTAGTGGTTGTTGCAACAAGCATAACCCTTGATTATTATTACAAATGTAAAAGGGACTATTCCTGCCCTATGGTATTGGGATTGCATGAAAGAATGGTAGGGTTAGTACCCGATATTATTGGGTCCAAAGATAGAACTATCTGGACCATGATGAATATTAAgagcttgtttatttttgtgttttaaaagtattttttaaaaaattaaaaaattatttatttctttctttatttcaaattaatgttttttttgtgtttttaaatctttttaatatgttgatgtcaacaatatttttttaaaaaataaaaaatatattattttaatgcatttctaaaaaaaaaatacattttaaaaaacaattgctatCACACTTTTAAACGCTCATACTTCAAGAAGATCTAATGTGGCAAGTGGGATTTGGCCCTCTGTTGGTAGAATTGGATCAAAGTTTGTTCCTAATTTTGGTCGGTCAACATTAAATTTTGGAAATGAGAACTCTAATATTCTATCAAATTATGGGTTTCATGGGAATAAGTTTCCCAATATTTACATCGGCTCAATGAGCTTTTACTCCATGTTTAGTAACACTAACCATCAATTTCCAAGCTTGGAACTTGGACCATCTAGCAGATAGTGTAGGGTCGTGGTGTCTTAAGGGACCATTTGGTAGTGCGGTCGAAACTGCGTTtcgtcaaatttcaaatttttttttttgctaaaattgagttcggtttgtactttttggatcgttttgatgtgctgatgtcaaaaatgatttttaaaaaataaaaaaacatcattagcatgtatttcgacacgaaaagctatttgaaaagcaaccgctaccacactaccaaacacgctctaaatcTGATGAATCAAGGTTGTTGAAGAGGTGTTTAAGATTGAGAAGAAAGCGTGACCGTTGCTTCGAGGCTCCATTGTGAGTTACTGTGGAAAACtaacgggttttttttttttttttgggatattgGGTTGAATTCAATTGGTTGAATTTCCATACAATAATTTTGGAGTTGGGTTCAAGATTTAGAAAAGGGAGGAGAAAATGATGAatgtgatggttttttttttttttttttatgataaagttGTAATGTTTAATATAAGGATTCTTTaactatcatataaaaaataatgtctgaaattttttatatatttccgATAAGACAGAAGTATTCGTAGTGATTTCGTCatcaataaaatcttaaaaacagTGTACCAAAAGAAAGACTCATAACTGCAGACTCTTTGACTTCCTttacctttctttttctatctatttatttatatatttcctGTCACCTGCTTTGTAAGTAAGCAAACAGTCTTTGCAAATTACAACATCGATCCCTCCAATCGCTGATTTATTATCATAAAGAAGCTCGATTTGTTTCCCGCCAAACTTAATCCAACCATGAATCGTGATCCTGGTCCAGGTCGAGGTCGGGGACGAGATCTAGGTCGAGGTCGAGGTCGAGTACGAGATCGAGGTCGAGGTCCATGGCGCAGTCCCGGAGGAGGCGCGCATTGGGTTTCCAAGGGGAGATCTTCGGATCCTTCTTCCCACAGTAGCTATTCTGTAACTTCGTCGTCcctcttcttttatttcattcctggtgtttttcttttattgattgatGGATGTTGGAATCTTCAAGTTTTGTGATTAGTGGGCTTTTTATATTATGGCAATATATTTCTTGTTTGGTGTAAATTGATTGTGATAATCATCATGGAtacatcattttaaattaatttaaacttattttatctattttttttgcatgcatattatttaatttgttttttaggacCCGTTTTGGTGGgtttatttctttcctttttttttttttttgataattaatcCTGATAGTTATtgcatattttgtttatttattaataaatgggTATTAGGAGGTTAGCATTGATGGGAAAGTTTGCTAATGTCATGTAATTTGGAAACGGCGTAGGTTGGACCAGATGAGTCTTCTTCTGGTGAGAAACCTTTTAGCGACAGAGACAGAAACTCGCAGCCGAATTCACGACGGTGGTTTCCAAGTTATCCTAACAGCGCGGGTAACATTTTTTGCCAAGATGAGTCTTCTTCTGGTGAGAAACCTTTTAGCGACAGAGACAGAAACTCGCAGCCGAAATCACGACGGTGGTTTCCAAGTTATCCTAACAGTGCGGGTAACATTTTTTGCCAGAAGGAACCATTAGAAAATAAGTCATTAGAAGATAGCATGTCCAGTGCAGGAAGGATGCTGCACGACCAAAGTGCTCCCAGTTGCAGCAGTCTTGGGTCAAATCAGTCAGATTGTTCTGTGGCTTCAAATTCAGTTAACAAGGGCGATTCTGCATTGATGCCAGCTATTTCAGGTTCTAGGGATATGAAGTCTGATATTGTTAGCACTCCCTTGGAAAAGGGAGCAAAGGATGGTGCAGTGCACCTTCATTTCTCTCTCAAAGGATGACGCATCAATAACCATGGGGGGTGGCAGAGACTATTTTGGAGTCTATGAAAAGCCGAATTGTGTAAATGAACGTGAATCACACACTGTGATGTTAATTAACAGTATTgctatcaaagaaccatcttatttcaataatttaagctGGTATAATTTAAGCTGGTATGTGAGGttttagaatatgatttatattattctttaacatattCTTTTAAGTGCAagttttttgaacttgaaacttgcacaggtccATATTAccttatgcttgatttttatcaaataaataagaatggtgaaattcgaactcatgaccagtagatcatcaaggctctgataccatgtcaaagaatcatctcatctcaatagcttaaattgttaagtaaggttccaagatataatttatattattctctaacaattgCTAGGATGGACGCGTTGTGCACGCTGCTGATGATAGTTTCGTGAGTGGCTGGAATGATAGTAATCGATTTCAAAGGAAGAACAAATTTACAAGCGATGGCATTCGTAATGCGAGCAAAGTGTTAGCGAAAGAAGGTTAGAATTCGGAGAAGAGAGGCAAACAGGCCATTGAAGAAAACAAGGTGCTTACAAAAATTAACTTTGTATTTAGGCTGATTGATAATAACGAGCTGGTTGAGTAAATAAACTTTGATCATGCCCCTTTTTTTCTTGGGTACTGTAATCAAAATACTTAATGGAATCAATcaaagtcataaaaaaatggATTCATGTCctcagttttgttgttttctagTCCTCTCTGGTCACTATATTGCCTGCTAGCAGTAATAATAGCATATTAGTTTCCTAGTTCTCTTTGCCTCCTTGTAGTTTTGAGTAGgctaagattaatttaaaagtttaatttgacCAAGTTTTCTTGCTCGAACCGATGGCATAAGCTATATCAAATATGTGAAAGCAGAATAGGCACATGAGAAGAACTGCAGCCAATGCAACAAATGGATGTCTCGATGTTCCTCGCCAAAAGGATGGCAGGCGGACAGCATCCAAGCTCAGTAAAGCTGGCCATTTTAATATTCCACGAAGTGTAGCGCAGATATCCCCAGTGAGATAAAATTAAGGGATATGCAGTGTTACGACGATTCAATCATAAATCCTCTCGAGATTGTCTTCATATTATGATCCTTTTCTTGACCAAGGACAGCCTAAATTAGGAAATATGCAGACAACAAATTGTCCTTGCGTAATAACAAGCTGTCCATATGTAATGTAATCTCAAGCTCACAACATTAACCATAAGACTATTCCATTTGTCACCATTAACGAGCAATTGTTTTGCTGATCACAAAAATACATAGTACTGTGTTACTGCATTTGGATTTGACATAACTTCGACCAATCTATTTTGAGTTGACAATATTAAGAGAGATGCAAATCCTTTAGCCTATCGGCCTGCAGAGACGAGACATAAAACTGAGCTGGTTTCTGCAATCTGTCTTGAAGAATATCCACTGCCTTCCTATGAGCCTAAGGGCCAACATCAATGGAACACAGCTTTCCTTGATGTCACCAACGAGTGCAAAAGAAGCCTATTGTCCGTAACAGTATCGACTTCTTTAACAAGTACAGAcattttcaactaaaaacaaaacGCATGAAATGAATGGAGCGGAGAAGAAAGGTGAAATAATGTAGTCATTGTATACAAGCTATTGCTCTGCATAATCACATCTCTCCTTGAGCTGTCAAAAACGAGGATTCTAGCAAGAGTTCTATTTCTCATATATACATCACACAAGGCTGGAgaatgaggaagaagaaaaaatgctCCTAGACTACAAAAATCCCAAGAATGCCAATAGGCAATTTTTGGTCAATACAATATATAACATATTCAAGAAGCGTTCATATTCTATAAATAATCCCTTTACACTGTCACTTGAATGATGATTCCAAGAGTAGCTCCAAGCTTTTCTCTTGAAGTGATTATCTAAGCTTTGAGTCAATACCCTTGCTTCTGAACGATGTCAGTGAGAAGAATGACCGTGGTGCTGTAAAATTTAAGGTTGTAAGCAAATCAtcataaataatcaaatttcaaaCAGAAACTCTAAGGCTTTCCTTCATTCCTCCATGCCTTGTGTAGGCGACTCCTTACTTAAAAGGTTGTTAGTCACAGGACGAAAAATATACTCAAAACACATTGTAAATATTCCATCATGAACAATCAAgggttcttttttaaataaaaaaaattggcaccAGGTATCCAGGCCAAGGCCTGACTAATCCTGGGGGTGCTCAGGCCCTCGGCAAGGAGTTTCCTGCAAGTGCACCATGGTTAATTCATGGGCTTTGCCCAAGTCTGATGGCCCCATGGAATTGTTTGCACCTGGCAAGAGTCGAACTAATCAAGTGttctttatttcttgttttctgtCAGGTAGCTAGATTGAACAAAAGCTGTCTTGAACACACGTTAACAATGGGTCTGTGGAGGACTTGAACCACTCATGTGCCCTTAGACAGACTCATACAATCTTGCaaatgattcttatttttttggcacAACATTACAAACATATACACTCACACAAACTACGACTCTTTTGTTGATTTCTAGGCAGAGC
This region of Populus alba chromosome 3, ASM523922v2, whole genome shotgun sequence genomic DNA includes:
- the LOC140955429 gene encoding uncharacterized protein, with translation MNRDPGPGRGRGRDLGRGRGRVRDRGRGPWRSPGGGAHWVSKGRSSDPSSHSSYSVGPDESSSGEKPFSDRDRNSQPNSRRWFPSYPNSAGNIFCQDESSSGEKPFSDRDRNSQPKSRRWFPSYPNSAGNIFCQKEPLENKSLEDSMSSAGRMLHDQSAPSCSSLGSNQSDCSVASNSVNKGDSALMPAISGSRDMKSDIVSTPLEKGAKDGAVHLHFSLKG